CCATCACCAAAATTCAAAGTGCAAAACTGGAAACTGcgatcacactcacacagggctgcaactgatgcttattttcattatccattaatctgttaattattttcttgatgaatCGATGAATCCTTTAATTCCCTTTAAAATAAGAAAGTAGTAAAAACCaataatatttagtttaatatcataaaagaaaatctgcaaaaatcttttcatttaaGGAGCTGTGGCCATTGAATTTTGGGCATTTTAGTTTAAATAGTTACTTAAAGATTGTCGATCAATTAATTGACtcatcgttgcagctctacattCACATTTATTGACAGATTTTTAGTACGAGGACATTAGATACGTCTAAATTTAAGTTATTAATCCCTgacacagtaaaatgtttttattattattattagcatttgATTCCTGTTTTCTACTAAAAACTTAtcctattctattctattactTATGTAATGCCTCACCCGTATCTGTCTGCCAGATCTCTGGCCTGTCTGGCGTGAACATCCCTCACGTCTTGGAGGTCTGCCTTGGTGCCCACCAACACGATGTCTGGACTATCACAGTACGCGTTGGCCTGTAGCTGACCTGAGGCAACACAGAGGAAGTCATTTAAACCCATGTCATGCAAATAGACACGCATGAGCAAACTCGAAACTCTGTTGAGAAATTCCCTTACTCAAGGTTAAAAAGGCAGCTTTGCATCTCACTCTTAGTGGCAGCAGGAGAGAAAACATTGATCCAAAATAGTAATGATCTGAAGCAGAGCAGGCTGCTGAGATGACACATACTCATCCAGTTCCTGACGTTGAGGAAACTTTGCTGATTGGTCAAGTCGAACATCAGCAGGAAGCCCATGGCGTCTCTGAAGAAAGCTGTAGTGAGGCTGCGGAACCTGAAAACAGATGGACAACTTTTGTTGTTGAGTATAAAACTCCCATGCGTAGCTTTTTAGCCGTGCTAGCAGTTGGTCAGTCCACTGAAATATCAACTGTTCCTCGCCGTGAtgttttgtgcagacattcatgctccccagaagatgaatcctactgacgtTGGTGATCCCGtcttctctagcgccaccagcaggttgacactTGTACCTTTTACAGAAATATATCTACAACTATTGTATAGATTGACacaaaagtttgtacagacGTTCATGCTCCCaagaagatgaatcctactaaCTTTGGCGTTCTCCTAACTTTTGCTCGAGCACCCCCATGAGGTTgagatttgtggttttgagtgaaacgTCTCAAGAACTGTTGGATGGCTCACCATGAAATTTactacacacattcatgttcccctcaggatgaactgtaaatactttggtgatcccttaacttttaaTCTTTCCtctgtttaatgctaattaggaAATGTCGGCATTCTAACACAcgtagctcaaagcaccgctgtgccaagtctcacagagctgctagcatggctggagACTCTTCCTCTAGTTTTTTTGATAATGGCATTTTTCAATTTATTATGattggtttttgtttgtagaaaaatgtgcCAATCCTGATTAAATAAATTGCTTGCTTTCATCCCATTTATTCTCAGTGTCCCCAGGTTTGAATTTGTTTGTGGTAGGGAGTGACAGCGAACACTGCTGTTAGCGCAAAAGCTAGAAATGTTCAACTCCTCCACATTGGGCCTTTAAACCAacatgtgtaaatgtaaaatatattgaGAACATGAGGTTAGATTTACCTCTCTTGTCCCGCTGTGTCCCACAGCTGAAGGTGGACTTTGAAGTTCCTCTCGGTCGTCCCATCAGCACCTGTCCCTGTGTACATCTGAACCAAACCACAAACCATGATAATCCCCCCAACCTCTGAGCTGAGTTACATATATTTTAAGTGAAGAAGCACACAGTGAAGACAGCATTTGAGGCCTTGTATGTGTCCACCAAAACATATTAGGTACTAAGCATCACTCACCACTCTCTTTTCCCTGAAGTCAATGCCCACTGTGGTTGTGAACTTGCGGTTGAACTTGTTGTCGGTGTACCTGTAGAGGAAGGTGGTCTTTCCCACCCCGGAGTCCCCCAGTGCCAGCAGCTTGATCAGATAGTCATAGTCCCCGTCAACCATTGTGCAGCTGAGTGCTCAACCTGCCACAGAGTTGAACTCACAGTACAATGCTATGCTGGTTTGATGTATCATGTACCAAACCACAAGAGTTTAGAAAAATTTAGCAAGTGGGTTAGGCTACGTAAATACTTTTAAAGTGAGTAAAcaagaaaagagagatgaaatAGTTCCACCTAAGCTGCAGTTTTCAGTCTGAGGGCGCAGGACCATCACACAGGCTTAGCAGGACGTCATACCTCCCCACTCATTAGGCACTGATCAGAGAGGGGCTAGCACATGACTGGAGCTGGCTTCCACATGAGCAGTCAAATGCCTCGCCAGAGTTTTCTCAGACTTTGCTgagtgaaaaaacacagattgTTTGGCAGACAGAACTCCTTTTATTGACTATGAAGGGCTTTGGGCAGACAGCTCAACATGGCATGACGCCACTCAGGTCACTGCAATGCTTCGGTTACATCAGGCAGGCCAATAAAGGCAGCGTGGAAAATCACATTTGGTTATGTAAGAGATGGTTGAGAGCACAAACAATCCGGAAGAAtaccatttattttctttagcgTATTTTAAAAATCCTACTTGCTGCCAAAATTTTAGGGTGTGGTGCACCGCAGCAGTGACAGGACATGGGACTACCATGAAATCTGGAGTGATTTCCCATGTGTATGATTAATGGTATTGGGTTCTTTGCAATCAGCAGAGTGAGAGGCTGAGTAAGCAACCCTCTAacccagtggttcccaaccttttttgtctgacgtacccccacagccctatcagatggGATGGCTTTATGATATTGTTCAATGGtattttttagtagttttggccaagtttgcatttgtacgtctgccatttggagtgacagaaagtggttgtttcaaccatttacagtaactttacttttagctttttgttgtcttcttactgactagtttttctgcagtCTTAATCAACTTACAGTTGACTCAGGTTGGTGGAAAACTGAGGCATGTCTTGTACAAACTACCATAGTTGGaaagttattgtgacaataactatAAAGATCACCATCACACATTTGTAAtcttacttgtttgtttttctcttaaacacaaatatgtggatatatatcatcaaatcacaatttctattttttcaaattagctgagcttcACAATTTTTCCACATACCccctggtaactgcagaagtaccccttgAGGTACAAGTACCaatggttgggaatcactgcacTAACCTACAGCAGTCTCTGTGTTTATTATCTTGGGGATTTCCTAAAATACCCACAGACTCAAATACGCACTGGCACAGTTTCACAGTCcccttaaaatgacaacaaagtaAAGTACCTTACCAATCTATCTGCAGGAAGTGCCAACGTCCATTCAGAGGTCCTTCAACTCgtcctgattaaataaaataatcactaTCATGATGCAATGGCACATCTTGAACCATCCCCCCTTCTTACATGTGATCCAGGGAGGAGTTTCATGCCAGCAAGAACCAAGCGGGGCTGTGCTTACAGATCTTGTGTTTTCTGGTATTTcttatgaggaaaaaaaaaggctcTTTGAAAACTGGATTGTGTCCCTTGTCGACGAATAATGTGTGCCACTGTGGATTTCAGTGGAAATCGTCCAACCATGGACCGGGCCCCACTTCTACAGGCTCAGCGAAGTAATCCTGCTTCTctaaacaatgtgaaaacaatatgaaaacaatgaaactaAAGACTTCATTTAGGTCCCCTTAATATTTTGGAATTTATTTGATCCAATTTATTTTGATCCATGTTTGCAAAGGGTAACATAATAAGGTCACTTCAGGTGAAGGGAGATTTTACACATAATGTTCAAAGCGCAGCAAAATCGAGCAGTTTGTCGAGGTTTTGAAATCAATATTAAAGTTGTTTTATAAACAATACATTCTTATTTCCAAATAGGCAACTAATCTACATATTAACGCTGACATACAGGGGtggacaaaaaacacacacacctcactaaaaaacatgaaataaatacCAGCTCAGCCAAGCTCAGGCTTTCTGCGTTCTGTTTTTGCTGGGTTTATCAGAGGTGTTGATCAAAGTCAGTATCATTGATCAATTATTTAACTGTGTCAGTTAATGCTAGTGTAGATCTAATTGTAAccctttccccttttttttttcagtgtaattttcttatttttggtgTGATTTTTCTTCCTCAGTGGTACTGCACATTATGTTGCTGCGTTGGTCAGTGATGCTTCAGAAATCAGGCAGTGACTGGCCAGtttgtacaaatgtaaatagtgtTATGATGCTATTGAAGCGGACACATACTGTGAACTGGTATTCAACTTAATATTACTCCTTTGTGTATGGAGGAGCACAATTAATTTAGACAATTAATTGATGTCTAAATGGACAATAAAGGCAGGATTTAATCAAagattttacaaatgaatgaatgaatgcataaataaattcaattaatttcattaattgATACTTAAGTGggcaataaaataattactaaaataatttacaaattaatacattaatcCATCAAATATCACATCAATAAATGACTTAGTAATTTAGTTAACGTATTTATGgattatttattaattgtgtaaaatattttattaaaatcttgtttttactgTTCAATTAGATATCAATTAATTGAGTGCttcataaacatttttatgacaCCTGTGGTCCACCTTATTTGTGtagctttttaattttaatttacagcagtgtgaccaaaaaaaacaaaaagcctcAGCAAATACTTTCTTGCTAAAGAGCTACTGTAGAGCAGTGTTAAGggtttcttttaatttgttcactccctgtatatttatatatatcacATGAGAACAACGCGACAATAAGAAATGAGATTTtctttaagaaaaacaacataacaaaataacttGTCAATGTCCTTCTCTAACTGGGTTTGAAATACCTGAACAAATTGTTTGCCTGACTGCCTTTTCCTACAGCCTTTCTGTCTTTGGTCATCAAGCTTCTCCCTGGTTTCCTGGATGAAGGGGTCTTCAGGGCCGGCTTCTGTTGCTTCCATTCAGACATCAGCTCCCTTTGAACATCCGGCGGAAGCTCAGAAAACACCTTAGGGTCCACATTTCCTGGGAACTCACAGTCAGAAGACATGGGGAATGATTGTCTCCCTTCTTCCATGACGTTTTCTCCTGGAAATTCACTTGTGCCTGCAGGACTCTGGTGATTCAGGACTCTGTCAGATGGATCCAATGTGTTTACAGCCTCTTTTATGTCTTTAATATTTTGTGAGTCTGTAAATGACTGTGGAGACTTGTTCATTGTTATGTGGGGGACATCAACGACTGCAACTGAGCTCATTGAAGTGCTGGAGAGAGAGTTTGTGGAGGCAGGAGATAACAGCTCCGCCTGGATTTCCTCAGGGAGAAGCCTGAACACTTCTGGGTCAACATTCGGAGGCAATCCATGTGTCACCGTGTTATCAGTTTCATCAGGGTCTGACCTCGCTGTGCTGCAGGATACTTTCTGAAGTGGAGGGTCTACGGCAACAACAGGGCTCTGTTTTCCTTTAAAGCCATGTAATGCTGCCTCAGAGCTGCGAGCGCTTTTTGTGGTTACTGTCTTTTGTGAGGTATGTTGAGTGATCAAGTTATGTGTGCTGAACTGATGATCCATGCAGTGACTAGCCCCACGCTGAGAGGAATCATCCTATTGGAGAATAAAACAGGAGGCGCACAAATTATTTCAGGAAATTCAGAGTACTAACAAACTATTTCTAAGAAGGGCCAATTCTGTAGGCATCATGTAACAGCACAGTGTGAAAGAATAAGATTAGATCTCTTCAGTATAATTTAAGCATGGAGCAGCGTGTCTGcagttaaatttaagacttttaaagaccattttaataccacataaaatgtaatttaataccgtccaaagtatgaaagtatgatggaaaaccaTTAGGGACGAAattattatatcacattttttcagtacttcccagcagtatataacaataaCTCCTAATGATacaattaattcaattaatgtGACCTGGACCCGGATAAGTGGCAAAAATTGGAAGGatggattaaccaattaaaaataattaatttgctCATTATGAGACAATAGCTACTGTAGCCAGCAGTAGagacagtgtttgctacaggGCTGATGGTGTTGACTGAAACTCCACCAAAGAGGATTGAACagtgattaatcgattagtcgatcgacagaaaaataatcggcaactattttgaaaattaattaatcgtttcagtcacaCTTCAAGCAAAACGTGAAAAAATGCTATGCATTGGcaggtttcagcttctcaaatgtgagaatgttTTGCTTCTCTTTGTCATATATAAAAGTAAACTGagcatctttgggttttggactgttggataGACAAaccaagacatctgaagacctcaccttgagctctgcaaagttgtgattggcattttttcacaattctttgatatttcatagaccaaaaaatgcattcatttaaaaaataatcaaaagatgaatcaatgatgaaaataacggttagttgcagccctacaacaATCCCACTTTTAGTTTATAGGTGTATAACGTCTCCCGACAGCAACAAATCAGATACaaaaaccttttattttatGACTTGTAAATAAATTCATCTTTTTAAATACCTTTTCAGGCACTTTTTGAGGAATCTGAATTCAATGCTTCTTAAAACTTTTCAAGACCGAGATCTGAACGGTAATAACAGGCCAGATTATACTGCATTACTTCACTGCACTACCTGGCTCTGTGATGAgaagatttgtgtttttctgggAGACGTGCTCTGTGTGAAGAAGGATGTTATGGAGCCCTTTCCGCTGACAGCAGCTCCCCTGGTCTGCAGGTTACTGAAGCAAACGTTAATGAGGGTGAGGTGGAAGGCAGCGCTGCTGTCTATCATCTTGTGGAAGAGCTTCATGGCCAACGGGACCAGCTGGACCACAGCGTCATCACTGCTGCCTAAAGAAACATTACAGAAAGCAATGCTTTAATGGCAGATTTGGACAGCAGGATATGATGAGAACTGAGCAGATATACATCCAACACCTTTACAAAGACTGtaaaaaacaaccaaagagGGTTTACACACTAATTTTGGCATCAAGTTTTTAATTTCTCTAAGTTCTCTTGTTTCACCAAATTTAAGGACTCAAAATTGGCACAGTTTAAGAGGTAAAGTTTTGACATTACTAGACATTACAGTGGATTATCTAGATATGGCACAGTATTTacactccttttagctctgtttatgGTCTCCACCAAATCCTGAGGGACATATCAGGCTCTTTaacagctaaatgctccactatgttcaccagctagtcaatAACCTTGTCTGTCTTCGTCTGCAAATAGTGTACAGTGAGTCTATCTGAGCTTTTTCTGAGTCAAAAGAGCAAATTTGTGGGTCGCAAAACagaaacagtgagctgaaagatgcttaaAACGATCTAtaaagctgagggaaactgcagggtcgggtgatgatggtgctgaGGCTGGCATACAGATAATGTATTATGGTGCTGTATTtaactgtggggaaaaaaggagtACATTCATGGCCATCAATGCTAAAGGCTTCATCTTctttttaacaaataaatacactttcAAGTGTTTTTATGGTGAGTGGAAACCCTGATAGAGTGTCTACATATACCATCCTGAGCTTGTGCATGTGGGATATTAAAAGTGTCCATTAACTTACCAGAGGTGATCTTCTGTCCCAGGTGGTTGGGGATTGGACACCGACTGAACCACTTGTTGGTCGCTGAGTATCTACGGATGGTAAGCCGGAAGGTTTGAGGCTGCCTGCCATCTTTGTGCATCCTAGTTTTCAAACAGATGATAAAAGGTTAGATTCAGTGGTTCGAGCATAACCCCACAATGACAGTATCCCACCTCTCCACCAGACTGCTCAGGAGTTCTCGAATCTTTTCCAAAACTTCTTTAGTTGATGACATTTTCCTGAAGGAGTCTTCATCACTGAGAGACTGAAACATGAAGAGGATACTAATTAAAGGCAAAAATATggtaaaatataacattttttacatCAAATGGGACAATAATTAAGAACTCAGTAactcaaaatgacaacaaatcaGTATAGTTGATGAGTGGTGTTTCTGGCTGTCACAgctcttcttttgttttgggAGATTctctgatttgaaaaaaaaacttggagACTCTCCAAGACTACCAACCACCTACTAAGCTAACTACAGGGGCTGTGAGATGTTTGAGCTAAGACGGCTAAAAAGCTTCTCAAGCCAAAAAAGAACGTTACAAATCAGTGATATGACTATTACAGATTTTTATCAAGGTAACATATTACTTCCTCACTTGTTGCTGCCTTCTACTCAGGGGTTAAATTACTACTCAGGGATTTGTGAGGAGGGGGAGCCCCTGTCCAATGAGGTTTGTTTTCatggggactatttcttcagtagaaagcaGTTCTAATGAAAACTGTAGACACTCTATTCTGTGGACTGCTCCTGGAAAGAGATGCTGAATTttctaaatgtcattttttaaaatcacaaactaaattccattcacgTCCACTGGATTGATGAAATTTCACAGACTGATACCTCAAATTGAATCTAACTACCTAAATGACCAGATACCACTAGGGAGAAGCCAGAACatgttcatttcatttcatttatttattggtaATTTGGGTGAAGCAACCCTTTAAATCAATTTGAGGGGGAAAAGGTCTGTGATTGTGAAGTCCCAAAAGACAATAATACCTCAAATATATACAATAGGCATTAGGCCTATATCCAAATACACtgcagattattatttttttgtgtgtgttaaatttATGGTTCATGAAACTCTGAAATTCCTGTTCATGTGTAAAAATAGACATATCGTTGCACTGAGGCAACTACAGTATCTACAGTAACTTATAGGCTTACtacaatgtgttttcattattaggCCTGCTATCTATTgccttatttttcatttaatgaatGATTAGGTAAGTTCAATGCTTGCAGTAATGCCACCACTGCAAATATTATTGCActtaagcagcaaaactaaaaaactcCCTGTAATAATCAACTTGACACGCCGGAAAAAAATAGTGATTCTCCAGAGGAAATGATATTTGGACTTTTACTGAAAATGAACCAACAGCTGTGATGGTGCTGGACTCATCCCAAGCAATGATTTCACTGTATAAACTTAGAATCTGTGTGCACCAGCTTTCTAGTTTGCTTTGAAGGAAAGCATTTAGGTTAGTAAGGCTCACAATAAGATCACAACGCCACATCAGaagatatttaaaatataaatatatatatttaaataattaatgaagttACCGCTGCTGTGCCACATGCGGAAATTGCGCACAGCCCCTCTCTAAATTTGGAGACACACATATCGGAGCCCACCAAATCGCGATTTGGATGTCAGGAGGCAGAGCTCAGCTCCAATTTAACCCCTGCTTCTACTGATTGCCGACATACAGCAGCAGATGACAAAACACTCCAGTTTAAGTAGATGCTGGTAATTTCCTAGCCtacctgaggggccccagtagGGGTGACAGGTGAGTCATCAACACCGAGGGCCAGATTCTTCAAGCGCTGAGCACTGGGGCCTCCAAACTCTCTCACCAAGTCACTCAGTGGGAACAGCTGTAGGTCTTTGACACTGACCAATCCCAGGGCTTGAAGTCTCTTAACGGTTTGGTGACCGACCCCTAAGAATACATGACGGGACCATAAATGTATCGTCAGGGATGCTTGATACGAGTGACATGGGCGAATGCGCACAAATGTCCAAGACAACaaactaaatgaataaaatagcGAAAATGAGATAATGACAGTTaaagattattatattatattattaaagaGCATAATTTTTGTTCAAACTCCTCAAATCTACACTTTTAAAAGACACAGCAGTATTTATTTCTCTTCACCTTTGCATGAAAAGATCTGCTGGTAAATATCTCATTTTCAGCTTAAGCTCAACATGTATACCCGGTACTTTGCGGAGACTGCTCAGGCAGCCCATGATGTCGCTGACGTTCTCCGGCAGTAGGGTGGTTTGCTGATTGGGTTTGAAGGTGCCCGACACCAGTTTGGCCAGTAGCTTGTTCGAGGAGATGCCAGCACAGCCAGTCAGGCCCACTTTGCTGCGGATGGCTTCTCTCAGCTCTGCCGAAATGTGTGAACCTACAGCCAACCTCGGATGATCACTGGCTTCAACATCTGCACCTGAGCAGGAatagaaaaacagacatttatgttATCTGTTGTGAGAACCTGACATTCTTCAAGAGaatccaaaataaaacttttcatGTGTTGGGAAACCGAAAGTGCAATGCAAATATTTTACAGGTTTTAGCTTCTTGGCTTGTTTCACAACTCATTTCCTGGTTTCCATGAGCCAGATGTACATTGATGTACAGCTACACACCAGAGGCACAAATGTGACTTACTGAAATGGTTGTAGACATGTCCTTTAAATGAAAAGCTGTTGGACTCTGGTGTCTGTGCTAGCTTGCTTTCTACCATCTTTGTGATGTCCATGAAGTTTTCATCAAATCCGAGCCTCTCTACCAGTGGACAGTAGGACATCAGCAGCTCTGGATGGAGGACAAGGAAAggtaaagaaagaagaaacagaaaatacacatgATGTTAGCGTGAGCTTGTTGCACtaatatcagaaatactttattgatccctttATTGATATGTGGGTTATAATGTATGTTGAAATCAGGAATGCAAAGGCAATAAAAATAGTGATAGCATAGCAAGAGACAAAATGACACTTGTGCCCCTTACTCATATgcaaaatgtcttgtttttgcaTTAAATTCTGGCTATTTGAAGTTACTGTAAGATGTTGAAAATGCTGAGTCTAGAAAGAATCTCTGGCTCTTTATTTCTGAGAGACTGACACCAAAACctgacatgttgttgttttgtgtttctgtttaaaagATAGCTCAATTATTCTCTGCTGCTCGATTCGCTTGCTGTGGGCTGAAAATAATGCTGGAATTTAACCTAAATACTTAAAACACTGAATACTTTTCTAGCTACTTTACGCAACACTAGAGTTTGTATTAAACAGAGTGGAATACAGCTGTATTTGCAGAGCACCCTGGTGTGATGTACTACTCCTGCCTACCTGTCACTTTATAGGACATTTCTCTGTAGTGTGTCAGGTCTTCTCCTTTAACCAGCACCAGCTGAGGACATTTCTCCTTAGCATCAGTCACAGACATCAGCTTGGTGACACCCTGCTTCC
This sequence is a window from Siniperca chuatsi isolate FFG_IHB_CAS linkage group LG5, ASM2008510v1, whole genome shotgun sequence. Protein-coding genes within it:
- the LOC122875843 gene encoding ras-related protein Rab-27B-like, encoding MVDGDYDYLIKLLALGDSGVGKTTFLYRYTDNKFNRKFTTTVGIDFREKRVMYTGTGADGTTERNFKVHLQLWDTAGQERFRSLTTAFFRDAMGFLLMFDLTNQQSFLNVRNWMSQLQANAYCDSPDIVLVGTKADLQDVRDVHARQARDLADRYGIPYFETSAMTGVDVNQAVTALLDLVMKRMEQSTYGGHSSEPNGSPVASHEVEEAPVRRRCAC
- the poli gene encoding DNA polymerase iota isoform X1 — its product is MDNSEEEDETEWKNSFADSVPLSPAAASGPSLSKTSVQTPAHRVILHFDLDCFYAQVEMIRNPALREVPLGIQQKYIIVTCNYVARKQGVTKLMSVTDAKEKCPQLVLVKGEDLTHYREMSYKVTELLMSYCPLVERLGFDENFMDITKMVESKLAQTPESNSFSFKGHVYNHFSADVEASDHPRLAVGSHISAELREAIRSKVGLTGCAGISSNKLLAKLVSGTFKPNQQTTLLPENVSDIMGCLSSLRKVPGVGHQTVKRLQALGLVSVKDLQLFPLSDLVREFGGPSAQRLKNLALGVDDSPVTPTGAPQSLSDEDSFRKMSSTKEVLEKIRELLSSLVERMHKDGRQPQTFRLTIRRYSATNKWFSRCPIPNHLGQKITSGSSDDAVVQLVPLAMKLFHKMIDSSAAFHLTLINVCFSNLQTRGAAVSGKGSITSFFTQSTSPRKTQIFSSQSQDDSSQRGASHCMDHQFSTHNLITQHTSQKTVTTKSARSSEAALHGFKGKQSPVVAVDPPLQKVSCSTARSDPDETDNTVTHGLPPNVDPEVFRLLPEEIQAELLSPASTNSLSSTSMSSVAVVDVPHITMNKSPQSFTDSQNIKDIKEAVNTLDPSDRVLNHQSPAGTSEFPGENVMEEGRQSFPMSSDCEFPGNVDPKVFSELPPDVQRELMSEWKQQKPALKTPSSRKPGRSLMTKDRKAVGKGSQANNLFRYFKPS
- the poli gene encoding DNA polymerase iota isoform X2 — protein: MIRNPALREVPLGIQQKYIIVTCNYVARKQGVTKLMSVTDAKEKCPQLVLVKGEDLTHYREMSYKVTELLMSYCPLVERLGFDENFMDITKMVESKLAQTPESNSFSFKGHVYNHFSADVEASDHPRLAVGSHISAELREAIRSKVGLTGCAGISSNKLLAKLVSGTFKPNQQTTLLPENVSDIMGCLSSLRKVPGVGHQTVKRLQALGLVSVKDLQLFPLSDLVREFGGPSAQRLKNLALGVDDSPVTPTGAPQSLSDEDSFRKMSSTKEVLEKIRELLSSLVERMHKDGRQPQTFRLTIRRYSATNKWFSRCPIPNHLGQKITSGSSDDAVVQLVPLAMKLFHKMIDSSAAFHLTLINVCFSNLQTRGAAVSGKGSITSFFTQSTSPRKTQIFSSQSQDDSSQRGASHCMDHQFSTHNLITQHTSQKTVTTKSARSSEAALHGFKGKQSPVVAVDPPLQKVSCSTARSDPDETDNTVTHGLPPNVDPEVFRLLPEEIQAELLSPASTNSLSSTSMSSVAVVDVPHITMNKSPQSFTDSQNIKDIKEAVNTLDPSDRVLNHQSPAGTSEFPGENVMEEGRQSFPMSSDCEFPGNVDPKVFSELPPDVQRELMSEWKQQKPALKTPSSRKPGRSLMTKDRKAVGKGSQANNLFRYFKPS